In Spiroplasma chinense, the DNA window TATATTTGGTTCTTTAGGGAAAATAAGTTTTAAAATTGATAATGATCTTTATGAATATAAATACAGTTCTGCTTTTGAAGATGGAGTAATGTTTAGTTTAGCATACAACATAGCAAGAATAAATAAAAATGCATTAAATGAAAAGGGTTAGAGTGATGAGATTGTGAATAAAAATGAAAAAATTATTTTAGCAGTAGCTGGACATGTGGATCATGGTAAAACAAGTCTTGTAAAAAATTTAACAGGAAAAGATACAGATACTTTGAAAGAAGAAAAAGAAAGAAATTTATCTATAAATATTTCCTTTGCATTTTTAGAAAGAAATGATGCAACCATTGCATTAATTGATTTGCCAGGTCACGATAAATTCATAGACAACATGATAGCTGGAGCAAGCAGTGTTAATGGAACGTTACTTGTAATTGCAGCTGATGATGGAATAATGCCACAAACCATTGAGCATATAAATATTTTGAAACTGCTGGGAGTAAAAAACTTTTTACCAATAATAACTAAAACAGATCTTGCAGGTAAATATGAAATTGAAGAATTAAGTGAACAAATAAAAAAACGACTTACGCAATTAAATTTATATTTTCACGAACCTATCTTGGTTTCAAACAAAAATGAAAAAGATTTTGAAAATTGCAAAAATAAAATTTTTGAATTTACAAAATCAATAAAATTAAAAGTTTCATACAATCCGTTTAGATTAGATATTGATAGAACCTTTGATTTAAAAGGGATAGGAACAGTTGTTACTGGAACTTGTAAGTTTGATAAATTAAGATTGGGTGATGAAGTTGAACTTTTACCTCAAAAGAAAATATTTACAATAAAAGAACTACAAAGTAATGAAAAAAAAGTTGAACAAGTTTCTCCTGGTCAAAGAACAGCTATAAAAATTTCAAATATAAATTGAAAAGAAATTAATAGAGGTGACATAGTTTGTGTTCCCAATACTTTAATGTGTGCAAAAGTATTTTCTGTAAAGTTAAATCATATTAATAAACTTGATTTAAAAGTTAACAATGAGGTAAAAATATATGCGGGTTGTAAAACTTTGATCGCTAAATTTAAAGTGATAGGAAAAGATTACAGTTACTGTTATGGACAAATTATTTTAAACAATGAGTGATACTTTAACAGAAATGAAACTTGTTTAATTAAATTCTCAGGAGATAACTCAATTGACAAATCCATTTCCATAATCCGTGAAAGTAGTCCTGTAAATAAAAAAAATAGAGAAGAAGAGTTAGCAGACCTTAGAGTTTTGGATGAGGGAACAACTTACGAAAGAACCATTTTATCAATAAAGTTAGATAAAAATAAAGTTGTAGACTCAAATAAACTTTATTGTGAACTTTGTATCGATGATTTTAGGGAAGACAAAAATTTGATAACTCATAAGGATTATGTAATTCACATTAAAAATTATAATTATTTAAGTGAGAAAGTTTTAAAAAAAATGCAAGCATATCATTTAAAAAAACCTTTAAGTCCAGGATTGAATTTAAACAGTATGAATGCATTTATTGATGACGAAATACCAAAAGAGTATCAACCAGTATTTTTTATGATGATGCACAAAGTTGGGGCATTAAAAATTGATAGAGGAACTTTTTCTTTGAAACACTTTGAAGTAAAGTTGGATGATGAACAAACAAGAATAAAAAACTTTATCTTGAAAAGACTTAAACTAAATAATTACAATGTTAAAAATATAGAATTAATAAAAGAAAAAATTGAAAATAAAAAAGTTTTTAATCAAATTTTAAAATACTTGGTAGACATAAAATCAATAGTGATGCTAGATTTTGAACATTATATTACAAATTCAATGTATAACACCATGCTTGAGAAGATATTTCAAAATGTAAATGAAAACAATGTAATGTTAAAAACTAATTTCATGTCAATATTTGATTTAGATTCTGAAAAAGCTCAAATTTATTTAAATAAATTTGAAGCTGATAAAAAAATATTAGTTTCTAAAAATGAAATAACTATATTATAAAAAAACTTCTCTTAATTTAAGAGAAGTTTTTGTTTTCAAATTGGCGGAAAGGTGCATGAATCGAACATACCAAAGAGCTCTTAAACTCTTAACATAGCTTCGGAGGCTAGTGGGCGCACCAGCGACCCAACCCTTTCCAAGATTAAACCCTATACTAGGGTCTAATAACTTTTGCAGAACTTGACATGATTTCTACAATTTCATACATGTTTGAAACTCTACCAAAAGGTATTTTTTCAAGTTTGAAAAATTCAACACATGCTCCACATATAATTATATCTACTTTTTTGCTTTCAAGTTCTTTAAAGTGATCTAAAATTTGATCTTTTCCATTAACTAGAAGTGCTGCATTACTGTAAAGAATAATATGACTTGGCAGTAAATCTTCTTCTAGGTTGCAAAGAGAATACAAGAATCCAGTTAGTAATTGTTCTCCTAAACTTTTTTCTTCAGTAGTTCCAATTATAGTATCTGTTAACAAAATTACATTTTTACTCATAAATTATTTTCCTTTCTTTCATAAATTTCTTCATAATCTATATTAATTTTTTTTAATGTTAAATTTAGTAAATCTTTATTGGCAAAACCAACACATCATCCACAGCCAGAATCAATTACAACGGGTGTTGGAAAATACATAAAGTCAATTTCTTTTTCTTGACAATAAGCTTTGGCATTTTTAGAATCAATACCATTTTTAAAAGTAATTATATATTTATACTGTGAAACTAATCTCATAATAATCGTTGTAATCTTTGACAGAATAATTCTTTTCTTTATCTTCTAACATAGCCACAACATTATCTCGAGAACTTAAAGCTGTCACTTTAAGTAATATTTTTTGTCCAGTTTGACTTTGTTGTATTATTTTTTTAGTTTCTATCAAAGGAACTGGACAAGAAAACTCTCGTAAATCTTTTTCTATAATTTTATCAATTAACATTATTTATCACCTCAACCAGTCTTTCTATTTCATGTTCTTGTATAGTTTTAAAGTCTATAATTAAACTTTTATTTTGTAGTTTGCAAATGATAGGAGTTGGCAGTTTGTGAAACAAATCATTTATTTTGTTTAATGAAAAATCTTTATAATTAACTTTAACAGCTCAACTTTCAATTTCATCACCAGGCAAACTTCCTCCACCAATTGTTGCTTGTGAATTTATTTTTTCAAAACTAAACAAACTTTCATGAGTAAGTTTTAAAAACAAATCTACTCTTTTTTCAACTTCTTTAACACTTTCACAAATCATTTTAAGAGTAGGGATATTTTTAATTGCAAGTTCTTCGTCTTTGTAAAGAGATAAAGTTGCTTCTAAAATGGAGGTTACCATTTTACTGGTCCTTAACATTCTAAATAATTGATTTTTTTTGATTTTTGCAATCAATTCTTTTTTTCCAACTATTATTCCAGCTTGTGCTGATCCTAGAAGTTTATCTCCTGAAAACAAAACTAGATCAGCACCATCTTGTAAAGAATCTTTTACAGTATTTTCTTTTGTTAGTTTTTGATTGTATCTGGTTAAGTCAAATATAGTTCCGCTTCCCTGGTCTTCAACTAAATAAATCTTGTCAGTTTTTAATGGGGCCAGTTCTTTGATTGAAGTTGTGTGACTAAAACCAATGATGTCATAATTTGATTTATGAATTTTTAACATCATATTTGCTGAAGGTTCTTCTTCAATTGCAAGTTTATAATCATTTTCGTAGGTTTTATTTGTAGTTCCAATATCAACTATTTTGGCCCCACTAGCTTTTATAATTTCTGGAATTCTAAAGCTACCACCAATTTCAACATTTTCTCCTCTAGAAATAATTATTTTTTTATTTTTTGATAAAGTATTTAAAACTAAAAACACAGCACTAGCGTTATTGTTCACAACACAAGAAGCTTCACATCCAGTAAGTTCTTGTAAAATCTTTTCTAGATGTTTTTCTCTATTACCACGTTTTTGAGTTTCTAAATCATATTCCACATTAGCGTATCCTGAGTTTATCTCTATAAAATTTAATAAACTTTCTCTTGGTAAGATACTTCTTCCTAAATTAGTATGAAGTATTACTCCTGTTCCATTAATTACTTTTCTTAAAGAGTAACTATTCTTTTGGTCTAATGTTTCAAGGATAGCTTTTATAATTATTTCGTTATTTATTTCACGAATATCTTGTTTTAATATCTTTTGTCTTAAATCAGCTAAAGTTTGATTTAAGACAAATCTTTTATTTACTTCGTCTAAGGGATAATTTTTAATCTCGCTATGATTCAAAAGTTCTTGAACATTTGGTATTTTTCTCAAAAGTTCTTGACTCATCTTAATCGTTCACCTCAATTGCTTTTTCTCTTTTATTTCCAACTACTCCAATTTGTCAAAAACATTTTTTACTTTCTTCATCCATGTTTGCTCAAGTTTCTGAATCAACTGTTCCAAGTAAACCACCAGAAGTTTGAGGGTCAAAGAATATTTCTTTTTGCCCAAAACTTGGTTTGAATGAAAAAGATATCTCATCTTTGTAGTTTCTTCTGTTATTTGCAATTGCACCATTTAAAAAGTATTGATCTAAATATTGCAAAGCATTTCCTACAATTGGTAAGTTTTCAATAGCTATTTGTGCGCAATAAGATGAACCCATCATTTCAAGTAAGTGACCTGCAAGTCCAAAACCTGTAACATCAGTTAAAGCAGAAAAGTTATATTTTACTGCGATTAATGACGCTTCTTTGTTTGGAGTTGTCATTCATTTTAATGCCTCTTTGTAGTCTTTGGTATCAACCATATCTACAGTTTTGGCAGCAATGATGGTTCCAAAACCTAAAGGTTTTGAAAGTACTATTACATCTCCAATGTTTGGTGTGTTATTTTGTTTTAGATCCTTATTATTTACAAAACCTGTAACACTTAAACCACAAATCAAATCGTTTGTGATAATGGTATGACCTCCTTCAATCCTTATATCCAAAGGATTTAAAATTGAAATCATGCCCTTTATAATTTCTGCTATTTCTTCATCTGACATTTCATTTGTAACTGTCAAAACAGATAAAGCAAACTTGGGGGTTGCTCCCATTGCATATATATCACTTATAGAGTTGCAAGCTGTTATTTGACCATAAATATAATAGGAATCAGATATTTGTGGAAAATAGTCGATTGACTCTACTAAACTTGTTCCATTTCCAAGATCATAAATACTACAGTCTTCATTATTCTTTAATGAAGAATTTGATAGCTTTAAAATCTTTTGTAATCGTTTATTGTCCAGTTTTGCGCTACATCCTCCCATACAATTAATGTTATTCATTTCGTTTCTCTCTTTCTTTACCTTATTATTTTACTTAAAAAAAGGTAAAAATTCTTAATAAAATTCCATAATTTAGAATTTTCTCTAAATTATGCTAAAATAAATTTGAAGAGAATGCGTATTAATGAAAGAAAAAAGAAAGTGAAATTAGTTTTTTAAACTATTTAATTAATATGAAAGTGAAAATGATAGAAAGCAAAAAATACTGTTTTCTGTTTTCAGAAAAAGTATTTCATTTTGAAAGAATTTTATTTATAAAAAGGATTAAAAAGCGGCATTGCCTGAGTAATGAATTTTTTGTATGCTTAAAAAGTGCTGTCAAGGCTTAAAAAAACAGCACAATTGTAATAAGTTACAAATCTCTTATTAAGAGATTTAAGATTGGAGAATTAAATGAAAAAAATAGTGATTATTGGTGGAGGAGCTGGAGGAGCTGGAGCTGCTGCCAAATTAAGAAGATTAGATGAAAGTTCAGAGATTAAAATTTACGAAAGTTGCTCTTATGCTTCGTACTCAAATTGTGGTCTACCTTATTATTTTTCAGGTAAGATTAAAACTTTTGAGGCTTTAATTTTAAACCCTGTAAGTGTTTTAAAAGCAAACTATAATATCGATACCTTTGTAAATCATCAAGTTTTAGAAATAAAGAATGATGACAAAAAAGTTGTTGTAAAAAACTTAAAAACACAAGAAATCTTTGAAGATAATTATGATGAATTAATAATAGCTCCCGGTGTATTTGCAAACAAACCAAATATTCCAGGAATTGATGAATCAAATAATATTTTTGTATTGAAAAACCCAGATGATGTTAAGGAATTTGATGCATTTGTAGCAGATAATTTTGAACCTAAAAATGTAGTTGTAATTGGTGGAGGGTTTATTGGACTTGAAATAGCTGAAAACTTTATACACAGAGGTGTAGAAAGTGTAACTATTGTTGATGGTGCAGACCAACTTTTTGCAACTTGTGATAAAGATATTGCAGCTTTTGGACATAGATTATTAATTGAAAATAACATCAAATTAAAATTAAACACAAAAGTTAAAGCATTTAAAAACCAAGGAAAAGAAATCGAATTAGATAATGGTGAAATTATCAAATCTGATGTTACTTTCTTAACAATTGGTGTTGAAACTAAAACTGAAATGTATGAAAATATTGGTTTAAAAATAGGAAAAAC includes these proteins:
- a CDS encoding DsrE family protein, with product MSKNVILLTDTIIGTTEEKSLGEQLLTGFLYSLCNLEEDLLPSHIILYSNAALLVNGKDQILDHFKELESKKVDIIICGACVEFFKLEKIPFGRVSNMYEIVEIMSSSAKVIRP
- the selD gene encoding selenide, water dikinase SelD; protein product: MNNINCMGGCSAKLDNKRLQKILKLSNSSLKNNEDCSIYDLGNGTSLVESIDYFPQISDSYYIYGQITACNSISDIYAMGATPKFALSVLTVTNEMSDEEIAEIIKGMISILNPLDIRIEGGHTIITNDLICGLSVTGFVNNKDLKQNNTPNIGDVIVLSKPLGFGTIIAAKTVDMVDTKDYKEALKWMTTPNKEASLIAVKYNFSALTDVTGFGLAGHLLEMMGSSYCAQIAIENLPIVGNALQYLDQYFLNGAIANNRRNYKDEISFSFKPSFGQKEIFFDPQTSGGLLGTVDSETWANMDEESKKCFWQIGVVGNKREKAIEVND
- the selA gene encoding L-seryl-tRNA(Sec) selenium transferase, with translation MSQELLRKIPNVQELLNHSEIKNYPLDEVNKRFVLNQTLADLRQKILKQDIREINNEIIIKAILETLDQKNSYSLRKVINGTGVILHTNLGRSILPRESLLNFIEINSGYANVEYDLETQKRGNREKHLEKILQELTGCEASCVVNNNASAVFLVLNTLSKNKKIIISRGENVEIGGSFRIPEIIKASGAKIVDIGTTNKTYENDYKLAIEEEPSANMMLKIHKSNYDIIGFSHTTSIKELAPLKTDKIYLVEDQGSGTIFDLTRYNQKLTKENTVKDSLQDGADLVLFSGDKLLGSAQAGIIVGKKELIAKIKKNQLFRMLRTSKMVTSILEATLSLYKDEELAIKNIPTLKMICESVKEVEKRVDLFLKLTHESLFSFEKINSQATIGGGSLPGDEIESWAVKVNYKDFSLNKINDLFHKLPTPIICKLQNKSLIIDFKTIQEHEIERLVEVINNVNW
- a CDS encoding sulfurtransferase TusA family protein, which codes for MLIDKIIEKDLREFSCPVPLIETKKIIQQSQTGQKILLKVTALSSRDNVVAMLEDKEKNYSVKDYNDYYEISFTV
- a CDS encoding putative Se/S carrier-like protein codes for the protein MRLVSQYKYIITFKNGIDSKNAKAYCQEKEIDFMYFPTPVVIDSGCGWCVGFANKDLLNLTLKKINIDYEEIYERKENNLWVKM
- the selB gene encoding selenocysteine-specific translation elongation factor, whose amino-acid sequence is MNKNEKIILAVAGHVDHGKTSLVKNLTGKDTDTLKEEKERNLSINISFAFLERNDATIALIDLPGHDKFIDNMIAGASSVNGTLLVIAADDGIMPQTIEHINILKLLGVKNFLPIITKTDLAGKYEIEELSEQIKKRLTQLNLYFHEPILVSNKNEKDFENCKNKIFEFTKSIKLKVSYNPFRLDIDRTFDLKGIGTVVTGTCKFDKLRLGDEVELLPQKKIFTIKELQSNEKKVEQVSPGQRTAIKISNINWKEINRGDIVCVPNTLMCAKVFSVKLNHINKLDLKVNNEVKIYAGCKTLIAKFKVIGKDYSYCYGQIILNNEWYFNRNETCLIKFSGDNSIDKSISIIRESSPVNKKNREEELADLRVLDEGTTYERTILSIKLDKNKVVDSNKLYCELCIDDFREDKNLITHKDYVIHIKNYNYLSEKVLKKMQAYHLKKPLSPGLNLNSMNAFIDDEIPKEYQPVFFMMMHKVGALKIDRGTFSLKHFEVKLDDEQTRIKNFILKRLKLNNYNVKNIELIKEKIENKKVFNQILKYLVDIKSIVMLDFEHYITNSMYNTMLEKIFQNVNENNVMLKTNFMSIFDLDSEKAQIYLNKFEADKKILVSKNEITIL